The Glycine soja cultivar W05 chromosome 15, ASM419377v2, whole genome shotgun sequence region TATATTGTATCAATCGAGATTTAGGAATTAGTTCCATTGTAAACGGGGAAATCCTCTGTGAATAGGAGATTCTTgggaaaaaaaatctctttcccttttctattatttctaatcaataaataaaatcactCTTTTactccattttcttttcttggttCTTCACATTGATCCATTGCCCTTTATTTTCATACTTCTAAAATAAAGGCTTCATATATATACTTGGTGATGACTaggaattttgtaattttgagaGATTTATAGTCaagatgtttataatttttcgtttaaaattatattgagccattttcataatttatgtGAAATATTTCAAGCAATTTTTCATCTAATTTCATGATTCAATACAATTTACAATTAAACAATTAGGTTGACAATCCataatttgaattgctatttaatTACTAAGATAGATATATATGTCTTGCAAATAAGCATTCTTCCATATGCTATCCTTGTATAGCTTATCTTGCATATAAACCTTTTTATAATGACATTGaagaaagaaagtaagaaaCATTAGTAAAAGCTAAATTATTTATGTACAACACGTCAAGCATTCTGCTATAATTTATCTTCATTTAAAAGTATTAACCTCAAAATTCTGTAGAGGAATTAGAGAAGCAACTAGTGACTTAGGATTAGGATGCTTTTGGATTTAGATTGCAAACATCATGAGGCTATACACACTAATTCAATCCCGTTATCATTTGTAAGCTCTCCTTCTAAGCAAAAGTTTAATAACATTTGAAGGTTCTTGTCTTAGGTCCGGTCAAAGGCCTGCAAAAATTATGAAGCTAAGTGTATGTAATTTTCACAGgcccttgaaaaaaaaaatccccaaAATAATCACATTCAAAACATACACTTCAAAATTTTTGGAGTCCCTTGACCTAATTAGAAATAAGAACCTTCAAATGCTATCAGACTCTTGTATAAAAGGACAGCTTACACATGATGATAAGATTGAATTAGTGTGTCTCACCTCACATGTTTGTAATCTGAATCACAAGAGCGTCCTAATCAGAAGTCATTGGTTGCTGCTCTATTTCCTCTACCGGAGGATTCTGAGGTTAGCTGGTTAATTTTAACCCATTTAACATAATTTACTTTCTGAGACACAAAGATAGCCAGGGACCTGTTTACGCTGGAATTTGGTAAACAACCGCTAGTCTAAGTTAATTGCTTGCGAGACCAACTAGTGAATCTCAGGAGCATGTCATTTGCGTGTTTGCTTTAAACATAAACCGTTAATGTTCATCATTGCAACAAACACTCACTGGTTCGAAATTTGCAGAAAGTAAAATTGTTTAACAGAAATCGAAATGCTGGAAATAACTAggcaaggaaaagaaaattcttTGACAGAATCGAAAGGCTGGAAGTAAATTAACAAGGGAGGAAAATTGCAGAATGTAAAGGAGCAGTAAGTTCACTCGATcgaatgaaccatttaaaagaCAGGAATTCTAAAGTGAAGCGTAAATTGCATTGCATTCGAAATGTAAAGTTtgcagaaatttaaaatggtTCACAAACAAACATACATTCTCCTTGTGTACTCGTTTCTCTCTGCGCTGGATACTTTGAGTGTATAAGGATTCTGTAGAAATGATTTGCGACCCTGAAATCTGACTAAAAAACTGCTATATATAGATTTTCGAAAATAAACTGCCCTAACGGTCGAACGCTATCCTAACGCCAAGTGTCCTGCTACGTACACCTTGCATAACCGCTTCCTAGAACGGTTATCCACATTACTCGAGATCGAACtgatttggtgaagatttgTTCAGAAATTACGCTAAGTCCAGAACTCTTGCTGCCTCGACTTCGACTCGTCCATACACCAGTTCGAATTGCCCAATAGCTCGAAGTCCTCTTTCTTGTCTTAGCTTTGTACTTCGTAAATACTTCTTTGAACCTGGGAATTCCTTCTTAAAGATTCTCCTCTCTTTTCGATTCGAGCAGGTCCTGACCAGACTCTTGCTCTGTAATATGCTTCGAAACTCGAGACGACATCTAATGCATACTTAGAGCATATTTTAGCTCGTCGAAAATATGGGCTAACAAATTGCCCCCAAAAAATGTCCGCTTCGATTCGAGATCGAAGGAAGATGAGAAGttgacatttttttctcttcttctaccAGCTTTCCTGAAACGGCGACATGATGGCACGTTTAATGGTAACCGTCGCCTCGATCTCCCACTACCCATCATTAATTCCACCTTTCTAGGCAGAGTGGGACACGTGTCACGCTGGGGAGTCAAAAGGGAAATCTGATGTGATTGATTTCTGACCCTTGattcttattatattattttcccttttttaaagTGAAACCTCCATAAATAGCGCCAAAAAACCTCAGAGAAACCCCTTTAGCTTCTTTGCTTCCGAAACCCCGAAACCTTTCTTCCTCTTTGCTTCTGAAACCCTTCTTCTTTGCTGATTCGTATCCATTATCTCCGGCGAGGCTTCCTTATTCTCAGATAACAACTTGCTACTCCTTTCATCATCAAACTCACCGAATCTCTGAGCTTTGCCATTGTTCTTCGTGAACCCAAGCTCTCACTCACTGATTCTATCAGTTACAAAACCCTTCGTAAGAATCATCCTCTCTCAGATTTTACAATGTCGCAAGGACAAGCAGTTCTGTTTGCTGGGAAATGGCACCGTTTTACAGTCAGGAACGACGGAGAGAAGGTGGTTCCAGAACCACAAGGTGACGCCGAACACACAGAAATCTGGGAATCGGAGGTGATGATCCCTTTCGCAGTAGAAAGGACAGTTTATGCTTTCGGTGGACCTCTGCCAGACCAAGAGTCACTTTCGAGTTCAATGAACAAGGTATTTCCCTGCTATCCAACTTGCGAACCCAGGATTTTTGATAGTGAGCCttacaactttaattgtttaaGCAAACCCAACAAACTCTTTCGATCCGCCCCGTCAATAGCCCATAGGGATTACCTACCTTGGATTGATAGAGTCGAACAAGCATATGAGGATTTCTGGAAGACATATGGCATATTTGACTTGATACAATTCTCTCGATTTGGTCCTGAATATCGACCAGAAATGCTGATAGCAGCTATGCATTTTTTCGAGTCTTCTACCAACACCTTTCAATTTAAATGTGGTATGATGACCCCTACTCTCTTAGATGTAGCTGCCCTcacaggccttaggcctagcggAGAAACGTATGATCCCACTAAATCTAGTGATAATATCAAGCTAGTATATAAGGAGAACACCTTTTCCAAATATATAGCTGAACACAAAGGATCGGTCGAAGAGGAAGTCTCTGATGAAGAGCATGTAGCCTTCCTGACCCTATGGCTATCTCACTATGTCTTTTGCACAAAATCCTTGCAAGTAGCCAAAAGATTCATTCCAATGGCAATACAAATTCATGAAGGTCAGAACTTTGGATTTGGACGCCTCTTGTTAGCAGTGCTATATGAATCACTTGGAGAGGTATGTGATGACCTGAAGAAATCGAAGGATGGGTCTTCCTTCTTAGTATCTGGGCCTATGTGGCTTCTCCAGTTGTGGCTTAATGCCACTTTCGAACAAGAAATGGGATTAATAATCCCACAAGATTATGCTGAAGAAGTTGCCAATCGCTCGATCGAAGGCCAGAGAGCACTTCGATTAACACCCAAGACCTTCGATCAAAATCCACAAAAGCTGTTCCTCAAGTACATGAAGATTTTTCTGAGTTTTGACAAGTTTCTTCCCCAACATGCTCCATTCATTAGTCGAGAGGTCGGCCCGGCCTGGTTTACTGACGATTTTCCTGCTGTCGATCCGGACAATGAAGAAGAAGTGAATGAAATATGGTCATTTTACTTGAATCCACAGATCCTGTCCTGTCGTACAGGTGTTCAATCGAACTATTTAGGCCTGGTTGGATACCAACCTAATTTGGTTTCAAGACAATTTGGCCTTTCGCAGATCCGTCCCAAAAGCTTGTTCGAAGATCCTAGAGACGTCATAAGAGGGGCCAATCTTTCAGAAAAGACTTTCAAGAAATTTTTGAAGATTTCTCTTGATGAAAACTATAACCTGCATCCTTTTGAGTTCAACCATTCCCACTTCTGCACCATGGGATTTGTTACCTGGTGGGAGAAATATTATTCGGGCCGTTCGGTTGGAAACACAACTATCATGATCTCCAGACTTGAGAGTGGTTTTACACAACCAACGGTCGAGAATATCCGCTCAAACCTTCAAGCTCGAGGTACTAACttacttttgatttttctaaattgATATGTATTTTTGCCTTTTCTAATATTCTTACTTTCAGGCAAAACAATCATGACAAAGAAAATTGCTGAAACGTCTCGAGCTGATGTGAGACCCAAGAAACCCACTGGGGTGAAGATCCAAGAATGGAAACAAGAAGAGAAGGTAACTCTTCTGAACTTATCTTTTACTCTTAACGTCTTTGcctcatatttctttatttttcagagTCATAAGAAAGATGATAGCACCGAGACTACCACGACCTCAAAACGCTCGAAGCGTGTGGTCATCGAATTCGACGAAGAAAAAGATGCAAGTCTTATTTCTAATGTCAATATTATAATTCTTTTAAGTCTATATTCTGACATTTCTTTACCCTCATAACAcaggaagaagaggaaagacctcttgtaagaaaaagaaaatcacctgAGACTTCGACCAAATCTGCTGACCAAACAGAGGCAGGCGATTCTCAGGCTCAAATgcctaagaagaaaaagaaagtgaagcaGATCGAGCCTGAACCTTCTGTGACGGTCGAGGGTGGTGAGCCAGtcaggaagaaaaagaagaagaccaAGTCTTCAAAAGAACAAGGTGAGAATCAACCTGTTGACGTCCAACCACCTTCGACTGATGCTGGCGGCGCTGAAACAGAAACTACTCCCTCTATTGCTGAGATGGGCAACCTTGTCGAACAACCGGACTTACCACAAGAACACCCTACCGTCGAGGTATCATtcttaatatgattttaatcaTAGCTAATACGAAACTATTTGTTAACATTTTCCATGACAACTCGAATCAGGTACAACAAAATGTTTCTATAGAAGAAATACCCTCATGTGCTCGAACCTCTCCTGCTCCTGAGACGGATGCAGTGAATGTTGAGGAACAGGGTGAAGGTCAAGGTATTGGACCCAGCAGTCCTCAGGGGTCGAGTCAAAGAAGTTCATCTGAAGAACACTTTTCCGATGAAGAGGCCATACAAGAGGCTGAAGCTGGAGGTTCAGACATTTTCCCAGCGTCTTCGACATCTAAGCTTTCCGCTAGCATAGGGATCGCAGAGGATACATTCATTCAAATGCAAGACGAAGACCCTGCTGCAGCCCTTCGACTCCTGCTGAACACCAGTCAAGCCAACACCTCAAGTGAAAAGAATCCTGGTGCTTCGTCCTCATCTGATGCTGATATAACCTCTACAGTACGCCAAGATTGCCTGCTTTTGAAGTTATCAATGGAATACGCACGGGCAGACGTACTTAAATCCATTGAAGAGAACCCTTCTGCTGCTTTTGGGCACCTGaactttttgaagaaattgcataACCCCCTTACTTCTGATGAGATTCTGGGTAAAGTTATACAAATCGAGTCCATTATCGATCAATTTGCAAATACTGTGCAGAAAAAACGCGACAATGGCGCCAGACTCGATGCCCAGAAACAGGCACATATCCTTCTGCTCGAGAAAGCCCGAGCGGCTCAACGTGAAGCCGAGCGTCTCACCAAAGAAGCGAAAGAAGGATCTTCTGAGATCAAAGCCTGTGATGATAACATCTCCTCCTGGGAGGCAACTATTACAAATTTGCTGTCTCAGGTCGATGATCTAAGGCAGAAAATTGTAACAGAGCAGGCCAAACGCAAAGAACTCCAGGAGAAGGCTGCTGATTCGATTCAGAAGCTGGTTGCCGAAAAAGGGAGGGAAGGCCTGAAGGCCTTTAGTGCATCTCAAGCGGTAGCAGATGAGGCGAGAGCTATGGAGAGTGCTGACCAGGTTTTGAGCAAAGAGATGGCCACCTTGAAGAAACTATATGAGGACTTAGTCCTGCATTAGTAGAacttataatttctttatttcgaATTCTGTATTTCGATTCTACTTTTGATGTAATACTGACACATGCCCTTTTGTGGCAATTTTACTGTTATCgccatttttatgtttccatTATTTCTCtattctatgcttattttaactTCGAGCAatgttggtttatattttttcaaatatttaccaTTTATACTCAAAGTACGTTTCTGAGGGGTTAATTCCTCTAATTCATAAGCACCATTCGAATAgatctgaattattttaaacgGTCCTTCCCAATTTGGGGACCATTTGCCCAAAGCTCGATCCTTACTATCCATGGGCAGGATAACCTTCCAAACTAAATCTCCAACATTAAAAGTTTTCGACTTCACTTTCTTATTATAAGCTTTagcaactctttctttttgtttagtcaAGACTTCTAATGCTCTTAATCTCTCCTCGTCTAAATCAACTAACTCATCTGAcatcattttccaataatggtcgaTCGGAATGTCCATTTGTTTTTGTACTCTAGCTGATTGCAAATGTATTTCGACCGGAAGTATAGCATCGTGCCCATAAGTCAGTCGAAATGGGGTAGTATTAGTTGATTCCTTAGGAGAATTTCTACATGCCCATAGAACTTGATCTAACGTTTTATTCCAATTCCTTGGCTTTTGGgcaatgtgttttttaatcaagttaattacaatcttattggctgcttcgacCTGACCATTTGCTTGCGCGTAATATGGTGTTGAGGTTAATAATCGAAAGCCAGTTTTTTGggcaaattctttcatttttcgtcCAGTAAAAACTGAACCTTGATCAGTGGTAATTGTTTCGGGAATACCAaatctataaataatataattttgaatgaaactaATTACTGCTTCCTGATCAACATTTGGCAAAGGGACTGCTTCGATCCATTTTGTAAAGTAATCGATACCAACTATAATATAACGCTGGTTCTTAGAAGAAGCAGGCTTGATTTCGCCAATTAAATCCAAAGCCCATCCTCTGAAAGGCCAAGGTTTGATTATGGAGTGTAACTCACTAGCAGGTACATGCTGTATCCCTGCATGCTTTTGGCATTCCTGACAGCCTTTAGCAAATTCTATGCAGTCTTTTAACATCGAAGGCCAATACAAACCTTGTCGAAATAAAAGCCATTTCATTTTATGGCCTGCTTGGTGTGATCCACAAGCCCCACTGTGAACATGGGAAACTGCTAAGTATGCTTCTGATTCATTTAGACATTTTAACAACACTCCTTCTGCAGTCTTTTTGAACAAATCATTCCCCACAATCACGTAATTTAAAGCCCTATATTTGATCTTTCGAGCCACATTGCCTATTGGATTTTCCAAATATTCAATAATGGACTTTCTCCAATCATTATCTAACATATTGTCAAtggccaaaatttgaattttttcctgAAGATCATTCATACTTTcatctttattattttgtggTGTACTTGCCCCCACAAGTTTTGGCATTGGCAATTTAGTGCTTAATGGCTCTAGTAACAccagtttatcttttatttcgatCAACTGAGTTAGTTTTTCCTTCGACATTTTGTACCCTGAAGCTATTTGGGCTaaatcatttgcttcttggttttcTAGTCGAGGTATATGCTCAATGTTAATGTAATCGAAATGATTCAGAAGAGAACTGgccataacaaaatattttgctaAGTGTTCATTAACACATTTGTATTCTTGTGTTAATTGCTTCACTACTAATTCTGAATCACCCCTTATGTTAACATTTCTTGCCCCCAggctaattaaaatttcaaggcctgtaattagagcctcatactcagcctcattattagaacaaagccctttgattttatatttgaatttagttGGAACTTTATTGGGGGATATTATTAAAACTCCAATTCCAGTTCCATATTTGTGTTTCGAACCATCGAAATACAAAATCCAAGGCTCTGTATCGACATAGTCTTGCGGCATTTCGATCAATGAGTGATCTACAATAAAATCAGCCACAATTTGACCCTTAACAGATTTCAAAGGCTTGTATGTTAAAGAATATTCTGTTAAGGCTAAAGCCCATTTTCCAATTCTACTGTGTAAAATAGGTTTTGACAACATGtgtttaataatatcataatgagaATACACATAAACATCAACAGGCTTTATATATTGCTTAAGTTTTGCACAAGAGAAATACAGACAAAGACAAAGTTTTTCTATGGCCGTATATCTAGTTTCTGCATCATTTAGTACACGACTAAGATAATAAATTGCATGTTCTATgccatcatcatcttcctgagCCAACATGCTACCAATGGTCTTGTCAGACGCAGCAATATACAACTTCATAGTCTTGTTTCGACTAGGAGGCATTAACGCAGGAGGCTTGATCagatattctttaatttcatcGAAAGCCTTTTGATGCTCTTCATTCCATTTGAATGGTTCATCTTTCTTGAGTCGAAGTAATGGCGAAAAAATTTGAGCTTTGCCACTTAGATTCGAAATGAATCGCCTCAAGAAGTTGATTTTTCCTAGCAAAGACTGAAGCTGTTTTTTGGTCGAAGGAGGCTTCGTCTCAAAAATAGCCTTtgtcttattttgatttatctcaATGCCCTTTTTATGTACCACAAATCCCAGGAAATCTCCTGCACGCACACAAAAAGCACACTTTAATGGATTCATTTTTAATCCATGTTTCCTCATTCGTTCGAAAGATTGCCTAAGATAATCCAAATGGCTAtcttctgaggaggatttgatgattatatcatcaatataaatttgcataaatgtgtcaataaaatcatgaaacatgGAATTCATGGCCCTTTGATAAgtggccccagcatttttcaacccAAAGGGCATAACCACCCATTCATAAGTGCCTAAAGCACCAGGGCATCGAAATGCTGTTTTCGACACATCATTTTCAGCAATAAATATTTGGTTATAACCAGAATAACCATCTAACATGCTCAAAAATTCGAAACCAGCTGCCGAATCTACCAACATTTCCGCTACTGGCATAGCATATTCATCTTTAGGTGTAGCATTATTTAAATCCCTAAAATCTATGCATACTCTAAGAGTTCCATTCTTTTTAATGACAGGGACTATATTTGCTAACCATTCGACATACCTGGCAGCCCTGATGAATTTACACCTCAGCAGCCTTTCGATCTCTTCCTTAATCTTGGACATGATTTCTGGTGCGAATCTTCTTGGTAGTTGTTTTACTGGTCTTTTTCCCTCCTTAATAGGTAATTTCATTTCGACCATTTCTCTGCTTAACCCAGGCATTTCGTGGTAGTCCCAAGCAAAACAGTCTTTAAACTCTCTAAGAAGAGGCACCAGCTTTTCTTTTAAACTTGAGGTGATATTGGCACTGATATAAGTTGGCCTTTTAATCGAGCCATCTCCAATATCAACCTCTTCCAAAGGATCTTGAGCCTGCATCTTTGGCGCCTCACTTatgggatttttctcaaaacccagCGGCTCATCATCATAAATACAATCCAGTCTTCGatcctttgtttctttgttttcatgatCTTCGATCTTGGCTTCAACTGCCATAttttgttgagattcagcctcaAAGGCCGTATTTAGTCTATTTTCGGCCATATAAGCCGTAATTCTGGCCCATGCAGTGGCCTCAGTCATATTAATCTTCATATATATTCCACCCAGTTGGTGGAATGACTCCATCTTCAGAGGGAACAGCATTAATTTCCTCCCTCTCCCATATAAACCCATAGGTAGGATGGAGTTTGACAGAGTGGACAACATTGTCACTCGATTCGACAACAGCCTCCTTGTCACCACAAGGCGCTATGTTAGCCAACTTTTTGTCAAAGGTTTGTGCAGTAACATTATCGACCTCTGACTTATAGAAGCTTTGATCCGCCTCTATATTTTCCACAATCCCATCCTCCCTCCAGATAATGAGCTTCTGGTGAAGGGTAGATGGCACAGCTCCAACTCCATGAATCCACTCCCTTCCTAATAGTAAGTTAAAATTAGCCTTAGACTGTATCACCAGGAAAAGAGTTGGTCGAACTATACTGCCTACAGCAACATCTACTTGAATGGCTCCCAAAGAATAGCCAGTTTTACCCTCATAATTCGAAAGCACAATGTTGTGGGCAGATAGATCAGTGTCATGTTTCCCGATCTTGTAGAGCATAGATCGAGGCATTAAGTTGACAGCCGCTCCTCCATCAATGAGCACTTTGTTGATTCCAACATTctcaacttttgctctgatgaAAAGAGGTTTGAGATGACTTTTCATCTGAAAATCTGGCTTTTCGAAATAAGCTAATTGCTCTTCCACACAGCCATTATTCATAACATAGTAACATACTGGCTTTGGGTCAGCCATATCAAAATGATCGAACTCACTTTCGATCTCAGTAACTTCAGATTGGACATCATATTCAGATGGCAAGATAGATACCACACAGATGACATCGAAATCTGGCTCAGAATCCAGTAGATCTTCATCCTCCATCTTGTCTTCATCCACTGGAGGCAGGAGTCTCTCCTTTACCGGCCTCCTAGATACTTCTTTATACTGGCCCGTTTGTAGATTCTGTTGGGCCAATTTCTTCTGACGCTGGAACCTGCGCCATTGGGTCCTCGTCATAGGATTCTTTCCTTTGTAATTGTTCCTATAAGAGTACCTATTGGCCTCCTGTGGGCCAATTTGCTTCGTTCCACTCGAACCACCTACTTCCATAATCCCTTTGTTGAACCTTATAAGTCCCTGGTGCATCCATTTTTCGACCGGAACTGAACCAGGAGGAGCGAAAGTATTCCTTCGACCAGATTTCTGATTAGTATTCGACTGCACCATAACTCTTTTACCTTTATCGAAACGTTGGTTCTGCTTTGCCCCCTTGTTAACAACTTGGTATTTCTTGAGGCCCTCAGTAGCCTCCTTATCACATACTGCACTGCAGCGAGGGCAGAGCATCACAATCTTGTTTTCGAGTTTGCATCTGTTCAAGAAATCAATTAACTCCTCCTCAGCCTGAGGATACACAACCTTCATTTGTTCGTTGTAATCCTCTTCAGATACGTCCTGAACTTGCACATGGGACACCTCCATTGTTTCGACCATCATTATTTCTTGGGGCTCCGCATAGAGAGTTTCAGCAGCTTTGGATGTTTCAGCATTTGCCTGAACAACCCTTGgtttctcaccaaattttagcCTCCCTTCGTCAAGAGCCTTTTgaaccaaatccctgaaaagaaCACAACGTGAAGTTTTATGGCCaaggaaattatgaaatttacaataaccccTTTTCTTCTGTTGTTCGATTGGGGGTACTTTCAAGCCCTTAGGAACAACAATCTGGCCATCTGTgactaataaatcaaatatttcatcacatttagttatgtcaaatgtataagttttagacacaaatttatcatttttaggttCAACAGGGTTTTTTCCATTGGAAGGTCTAAGGAGTTTACAAACATAAGGAGGTCCAGGTTTTAATTCTGCTAAATCAACCTCACTGTCTTCGATATCTTCATATATAATATCGAACTCCTGGTCACTGTCATTGGTTTCGATATAAGCAACCTTTTCCTTCTTGTGGAATTTAGAATTTCTAGCCTTTTCGGCCTTCAACCGTTCGAGTTGTCGAACTCTATCAGCCAATTGAGCCATATCCCTTAAATACTGGGTATCTAATTTCTTTCTAATCGAATAGTCTAGGCCACCAGCAGCCATTTCGACTAATTCATGTTCAGGGACTTGGGTGAAACACCTTGCCTTTAAGAGTCTGAATCTGTTCAAATAATCTTCAATTGATTCAAGTGCCTTGCGTCGAACGCTGGCTAACTCTTTAAGGCTGATCTTAGACTGTCCCATATAAAATTGCTCATGGAAAATCCTTTCCAATTGGTTCCAATTATGTATGGAATGAGGAGGAAGGGTTGTAAACCATGTAAAAGCATTTTTAGTCAAGGAACTAGGGAAAAATTTCATccttaaattttcattattagccAAATCCCCTGCCTCGACCAAATATCTAGCAATGTGTTCGACAGTTGACTCATTTGTCTCTCCTGCAAACTTAGTAAACTTAGGGATTttcacaccccttggtaattctGTCTGTAACACATACTCAGATAATGGAGACACAAAATTAGGCCTGTGTAAGCCTAAGTTCAAACCATTCTGCACCAAAATCGTTTCGACCATTTGGGCCAGGTTATTCTGCCTATCGAAACGGTTTTGTTGAATATTCCCTATTACTTCATCAGCATTTTGGTTCCTATTTACCAATACTATACCAGGGTTTGGTTCGACCTGTTGGACTGGTGGCTCTATGCGTGCCGCTGGTTGTGGTGCTTGAGCCATTTGCATCCCGGGGTTATTAGGCATCTGTATCTCTTGGACAGGCGCCTGTATTTGGATCTGTCGAATTGGTGGTTGTTGTATGGGTGGTGCCCCAAAAAAGTCAGCAATTCGacttatttgatttgttaaCGTTTGGTAACTgtcatttgtattttgaattaaaggGTTAATAACAGttcctatttgttgtgttaACATGTTAACCATATCATGGTTACTTTCATCCATTTGTTGTCTGAGTGACAAAACGGATGTATTAGTTAAATGTTGCggaattaccctaccttgattgcccGCTACAGATCCTGATGGAGAGGACATATTAAGATTCTCTATGTTTGGTTGAGAATTTTGCAACCCTACCATCAAAGATGTAGGCATGCCATATAGAGGGTTTTGAGGCGGTCGAAAGGGACTTCCACTGGGATTCCCTAAACTAGGGTTGTTCCAAGGGGCAAAAGCAGACGCTGACGTGGTCGAACTTGCCAACGTCATGTTGGTCATGGGAGAGGTTACCCCTGTCTGATTCATAACCGTCGAAGCGGTTGAACTAATCGTGCCAACAGTTTGGTCAGGAATTGGTCCTATACCAGAATTTATATTGGCATTACTGACAGATGTTTGCGTTGGTTGCCCCTCCATATTTGGAAGGTCATTGTTTCGATTGCTTGGGGGTGGTCTAGCCATCCTTGTACGAGTTTTGAATTCTGTTAAGTGTGGAACAGATTTCCcacttcttaaatgcatacaaaaaatcaaaacaattaagaaGGC contains the following coding sequences:
- the LOC114388118 gene encoding uncharacterized protein LOC114388118, encoding MIAPRLPRPQNARSVWSSNSTKKKMQEEEERPLVRKRKSPETSTKSADQTEAGDSQAQMPKKKKKVKQIEPEPSVTVEGGEPVRKKKKKTKSSKEQGENQPVDVQPPSTDAGGAETETTPSIAEMGNLVEQPDLPQEHPTVEVQQNVSIEEIPSCARTSPAPETDAVNVEEQGEGQGIGPSSPQGSSQRSSSEEHFSDEEAIQEAEAGGSDIFPASSTSKLSASIGIAEDTFIQMQDEDPAAALRLLLNTSQANTSSEKNPGASSSSDADITSTVRQDCLLLKLSMEYARADVLKSIEENPSAAFGHLNFLKKLHNPLTSDEILGKVIQIESIIDQFANTVQKKRDNGARLDAQKQAHILLLEKARAAQREAERLTKEAKEGSSEIKACDDNISSWEATITNLLSQVDDLRQKIVTEQAKRKELQEKAADSIQKLVAEKGREGLKAFSASQAVADEARAMESADQVLSKEMATLKKLYEDLVLH